The Arvicola amphibius chromosome 11, mArvAmp1.2, whole genome shotgun sequence genomic interval CCAAACTGGAACTTATACCCTGTGTGGCCAAGAGAGTCCGTCATGTGTAGGCAGAGGCATGAAAATTCCATTTAATTCCCAGCCAGCTGCGTGGACTCTCCAAACTGCCCTCTGAAGTCTGCTCTCAACTCTCTGAGTGCCTCTCTAAAGCTAAATCACAGAACCTGACATCCTCCTTATCTGCTTATTCCAGTTCCCCAAACCAcgcccaccccacacccacacacatcccAGTTCCCAAAGCCTCTCACCTGGCACGTAGCCGCTGTAGTGAGGAAGGAGACCCAGGTTCTGGAAGTTGGGCCTGGGGAGTGGGGAAAGAGGTTTGGGATCCTTCTGCACTCTGCCCTTTGAGCACGTCTGCCCAAATTCCTGCAGTGCCTGGTTGGTGAGCACCGGAAAGCTGGAGCCAAAGAGGAAGCGGGCACGGGGCACATAGCCAGTgaagcctggggggggggggggggggggagatgctgAGTCAAGACATCTGGGGGTAGGGGAGATGCTGAGTCAAGACATCTGGGGGTAGGGGAGATGCTGAATCAAGACATCCTGGGGATCGCCCCATGCCTTTGGTCATTATCCACGTCCTCTTACCTGACATGAAGAATTTCTGGGGATCTGTGTCATCCATGGAGTAGGGGGACGTCTAACGAGAGATGTTAATGAAGGAAAAATAGGATTGCAAGTTCAGGCTCCCAGGAGACAGAGCTGGCAGCCAATCCCCATGTCCGGTATCCACAACCACGTTCCCCATGGGGCCCCCAGGCCTGAGCCCAGACTCCCACCCCCATCACTAGCCTTCCCCAGCTCACTTGGGCCACCTCCTGCTTCAGCTCGGGCTCTTCTGCCTGGGGCCCTTGGTCTTTCTTGGCCTCTTTTCCTCCCTCGGCCTCCTTTGACAGCTCATGACTCTCCTGCTGCCCACGCCTTTGCGTAAAGTTATTCATAGCTTCAGCCCAAACCTGGTTGCAGTTCTTGGCAAACATGAACTGTGCCTGCGGTATAAAACCTAGCAgaaagaacgtgtgtgtgtgtgtgtgtgtgtgtgtgtgtgtgtgttcaggacaCACCCTGTGGGGAGGGGACCCCGTTCAGGCCGCCATACAGACCTGTGTACCCAGGGACTATGCTGGAGCTGAGCCTTTCATGCCCGCGCCTGGGAGGTAGCCTCCCCCCGGAAATCCCAGGAGACCTTGGAGACTGGATGGGAGGCAGAAGCTTGCGGTGAGCAGGAGGCCAGGCTAGGCCAGGAGGGCCTCGAAGTAGCTGACCGGTCACCTGCCCGTAGGTCTGGCCCATGCTGTACCGAAGTAGTGGGCAGTGTCCTGTGTACCTGAAGCACAGGACCGGCCCCTGAGCTCCACGGCTGATCGCCACTGTCACCATCATCCTGACACAGCCACAAAACCCTGCTCTTGGTCTGTACTTGGAGCAAGTGTTtgtttccctctgtgtgtttctttatagacagggtctctgtggcccaggctgaccaaACTCCTTTTGTTCCTTCTGCGTCCCACCCACTGCTGGGATCAGGCAGGTACCAaccacccctcacccccagctTTAGTCTATAGGTCGTTTTtgctcatttctttgttttccctactagagccttgtgcatgctaggtaagcattaAACCACTAGAGCTGCTACTTGCCTGGCCCCGAGCAAGTGTGTCTAGGCCCTCTGCCTGGGTTTCAATCCTCCCACCCTGCTTCTACCTTGTTTCCATGGAGAAGACAACACAAACCTTGGTTAGACCCAGCTATTCCACGtcccatttcccctttccatACAATACCACAGGTACCCCCGTTCTCAAACCAAGATGTCAGCTTGACCCAGGGTCTAAGTGAACCAACTCCTATCCCCAAACCCCCATTCCCCAAAGCAGGCGGAAGAGCCCTGTGGGAAGACATCTTACCCTGGAATATAATGAGGATTCTGAGGGCTGAGTCCTGGAATGTCGGTATTGACCACAGCCATGGGAACCCAAAGAGTTCCTTTTATTTCCCTTCCAGAAGGGACTCTGGGCCGTGTGTACTGTATCCAGGGCTATGGAgccagaggaaggggtggggctgaAGGTGGAGAGGGGAGGTACTGGTGTGGAGCAAAGCCAGCAGAGCCAGAGAGGAGCAGACTTCTTGGTCTGCCCTGAGACTAATGCCATCCTGTCACATGGGGCAAGGCAGAAACTGAGGGGTACACCTGCTTTACTCCATCCCAAGAAAGCTGCTAGGTGGGCAgtgaggagatgagagagacCTATAGGGTTATTCGGCTTTGTGTCGGAAGACTTCCTGCTTAAGGCCCTCCCTGCCTGAAGAGAGGTGGCTGTGGTGCCCCATGAGGTACCTGTGGAAAGAGCTGGGTTTGTGTAGAGAGGCTTCAAGGAGAATGTGAGTCGTCCAAAGGGGAAAGTCTGAGGGTGGGAGGACAGTGGGGTCCTAAGCTCCTAGGCAGGATCACTGAAATGATTTGCGTTAACAAAGGATTAGCTGGAAGCTGCTATAACATGAATCTTCCATTCCTCCGTGCTCTGCTCAGCACCCTGCGATGGCGGGACTCGGGAATGGAATCCCACAGGCCCCTGGGTACAACTGAGTCACTGTTCCCTCTCACAGCCACAGGTGGCACTGTTTACACCTTCCACTCTGAAGCCCAAATCAATGTATACAgatgtttattttttccagtgcAAGACTGGAAATCCCAGGCCGcgcgcatgctaggcaagtcctctaccgCTCATGTGTGTCTCAGGACACAGATAGCTTTTAATTCAAGAAAGTATGAAGCCAGAATTTTGGAGTAGGGGCATGAGGCCAGGCAGGCTTCGACTCCTATCCTGAAGGCCCTAGCCTCATGGAGCAGGGACCTTAACTTCCTTTGGTCCCAAATTCTCCAGACTCCATTGTGAAGGTTACTGAGGCTCTAGGGCAGTGACCTCAGTGAGGTGAGTGAAGGATGTGGCTGCCAAGACTGACTTTTCGGTGGCAGCattcaggggcagaggcaggtggatctctgtaagttcaaagctaccctggtcaaagcgagttccaggacagccaggactgttttaaaaaaaaaaaaaaaaaaaaaacaggaaggaaggaaggaaggaaggaaggaagaaagaaagaaaaagaaagggagggaggaaggaaggaaggaagaagactgaTTTTCCTCTCATCGGCTTATGACACCTCAGCTTCCAACAAAGAAGGTCAGTGAGTGGGGACCCAGCAGATGTGATGGAGGGGTGTTCCTACTCAAGGGGTTCAGGGAAGGAGACTCATATAAGGATAAGACCAGCAGACAAGTCAACTTTGCTCTTAAAAGATGGTCCAGACCCGAAACCTGAGCTTCTGGCCCTCCGGACAAGATGGAGAGGATCTGCTGCCACCGGGAAGGGTGGTGGGGCAGGGGGAAGTCTCGGCTCCTCAGAAAGAGACCCATGAGAGGAAATGAGGTCGTTTCCTGATTCTAGGCCAACCTTGGTGTGATGTTGGAACACTTCGGCAGGCATCTTGAATCCTTGGGAAAGCTTACTGGGGGCAAGGCCCCAATGCATCTGGGATGGACAGATAGAGCAGAAAGGCCACTGTGGTGGTACATTCCTCTAatgctttggaggctgaggcaggaggatgcataacaagaccctgtcttagaacaAGCAGCTGCCTCAGGTTTTGACTTCAGTTGCTACGGACCTTGGGCACATTCAGTACGCCTCAGTTTCCTTGACTGTACCACAGGAACCACCACGGTTAGTTTTGAGCCTGTTTAGTTTTAAAGGTTTTTAGGTCATGATGCTTTGGGCTCTAAGTGAGAGAAAGTGGCCTTAACAACGGAATAGAAAGCTGGTCAGGTCAGCTGCTCCATGTTTACCTTTGGGACTtggcctgccttcctccctcccttttgtcAAAATCCCAGCTTCTCTTTGGAACGGTGTTTCACATTGTGTATTATAATACATCATGCTAAACAGGTTGTGATAAGAGTCAGACTCCAAAAATGATACTGATGTACCCGTGACACGAGACCCCcaaacaagaccaccacagaACCGGTATCTGACACAAACACAAAGGAGTTTAATTGATTTCAAGCTTGAACTTGGTCCACTGTCTAGCACTATGGCCTAGCGGGTGGAGGAAAGTAGCCTTGAGCATTTATAGGTTAGTGTTTATCTAGGGAAAACCACAGGGGAAAccccaggtggctcacagcctggTCAGAGGGTCTTGGGGTAGCTGACATTTAACCTCATTGGTTACAGTGAGGGGAAGTACAGAATTGAAGAGTAAAGTAGTTAAAAATACATCAGGCGTGGTTGAGACATGTGGTTAGTGGCTGTCATTAGCCACGCGGTTAGTGGCTGTCATTAGCCACGTGGTTAGTGGCTGTCATTAGCCACGCGATTAGTGGCTGTCATTAGCCATGCGGTTAGTGGCTGTCATTAGCCACGTGGTTAGTGGCTGTCATTAGCCAGTCATACCCGCATCAGTCATGCCCAGGGTGGAGTTCAACTCGTTTGGAATCTGGGGTCATGGAGAAAGCATAAGAGGGGTGGTCTTAGTTGAGTTCAGATTTGACCCTCACAGATGCAACTCTGTTTGTGGTCCAGAGTGGAGGAAACTACTAGAATCAGCCAGGACTACTGGTGCAGggttgtaatcccagctactcaggagaccAGATCACAAGAATCAGGTCAGCccgggctgcacagtgagaccctgtctcaaaatggaaaatgtaaataGTGGTCCAGGGATGCAGTTCAAGAGCAGAGCATTCGCCTAACATGGATGAGACTCCAGGTTCATCCCCaatacccaaaagaaaaaaaataaacagaaacagtgATATCTAGACatatcaaaggaaagaaaatggtacAATATCTGCCTGTTTTACATTTATAACATTCTTCAAATCCACAATAATCAATATTCATTGGTTATTTGTTTGGCAATTATAATGAAATATGCATTCAAACTCTCATGGCTTACTTATCCAGCACTAAAATTAAAGGACACGCTGAAGGGCTTCACTATGCCCAAAATTATAACCAGAAACAAAGATAGAATCAAATCCACAGAAACTCTAGATAATTACCAGTTGTTCCAGATATttatcagggtttctctgtgtagccctggctaccctggaactcactcatagaccaggctggccttgaactcagagatatacctgcctctgccccctattGCAATCTGGCAAGGCCCTGTATTTCAATGGTCAAAAAAGTTCAACattttctcaaaaagttaaacatGCTTCTCTATCCTGAGAAGCCATCCTtagcattgtcttagttagggttgctattgctgtgattaaacaccatgaccggAGCAAAGGAAAGGGTCTATTTAGCTTACATAGCGTGAATCACagtccactgagggaagtcaagacccgaactcaaacagggcaggaagctggaggcgggaactgacacagaggccatggaggggagctgtttactggcttctcctaatggcttgctcagcctgctttcttataaggacccccagcccagggatggaatcatctacaatgggctgggctcttcccATCCTTTAATTTTAGTGCTGGATAAGTAAGCCATGGGAGTTTGAATGCATATTTCATTGTAATTACCAAACAAATAaccaattactaattaagaaaatgtcctagagGCTTGTCCGTGTCCCCATCCTacggaggcatcttctcaattgaggttccgtcctttcagatgactctagcgtGTGTCAAGTGTACaagaaactagccagcacaagcaTGTGCATCCATGTACATATTCGGCATACAAGATAGAAGTATGGACATCCATGTATATATTTGGCATACAAGATATAGCAGAGTTATTTGACGATTTACAAGGTCTTGTATTTACCCTCAGCAGTTTGACTATGATTGTAATTCCTAGAACATCCCCTAAGAAGTTACTAAATAGTGTAGTACTGTACTTATCTGTATGTAAGTGCAGTGTTCGGTTTAACGTTAGAAAACGACCTCATATGTCATTGTTTAGACTATGCTCTCTCTATTTTGAACTTAACTTGGAATACTGGAATTTGGGCAGGCATGATGTGAATCAGAGACCTCAAAAGCACCTTCCCACAGACTTTCCCCCAATATCTGGCAGGAACAACACAATGGAGGAAGAATTTCTTCTGTTCATAATTTCACAGACCTCAGCCCATCGTGGCTGGGAGTGCATGGAGGAGCAGCTGGCATCAGGGGTGCAGCTCGGCTGGAGCAGAACCACTAAGAGGAAGGGGCAGAAACAAGGAGTCAGCTACTGCTTCCTCCCGGCCCCACTTTGCACAGTTCACCACCTCCCAGTGGTGAACTCGACTTTCTAATCCCTCAGTGGGCTAGAGTACTATTTGGAGAGGAGCCCTCGGGGTCTAACCTCTGGAAACAACGCTCACTGGAGCATCTAGCTGTGTACTCTAGTGAGTACCTAAGTGTCTTTAAATGTTAAATCAAGTTGGCAACCAGAGGCTCCACAGATATCCGCTGGTGCTCCTGCACTTCCCCCCATCACCGTGCCCATCACcatgcccaggctggtctaggaGGGAAACCGGAGGAGGGTGGAAAGGGGGTGGCACCCCTAACAAACCCCACATTAGAAAGCCAAACTTCAGTCATCCCAGACTGTGAGAGTAGCTGTTGTTTTGTAGCGCTGTTTGGGACAGGGGCGTTTTGTTTTGATtggtttaggttttgtttgtttgtagtttaGTTTGTTATTTGGTGtatgtgagtgctttgcctgcacgtatgtctgtctgtgtaccacatgcatgcctggttcctGAGGAGGTTTTGACCTCCACataagtgctgggaatcgaaccccggtCCTTTGTAAGAAACACATGCTTTAATCACTAAGTcaactctccagtccctagtttagtttttgaaacagtttcacaTGGTCTCCTGTTCACTATGtggttgaggctggccttgaactcctatttGCCTGCTTCTATCTTCCAAGTAATTataattacaggtatgtaccactatGCCCGGGTACATCATTGAGATCTGATATAGCCTGTTACATGGCACTCTTGTGGTAATAGGTCATTGATATAAATTACTATCCAAAACACCCATATAGTAAACACTACACTTAAATGTTAGAGCATTCCTTTAAGGATCGAGGGCCAGTAAGAtttctcagcaggtaaaggtgcttgcctccaagcctgaagGCTTGcatttgattcctgggacccacacctACAGGAGAGAACTCTGCTCCTacacattgtcctctggcctccaaatgtaCACCAGGACATGAGtgtttacatacacatacacacatacacacacacacagacacacacacatgcacaaatagcCATAAACACAACTTAAATCTAATGTTCAGGgctaggtgtggtagtgcatgaatttaatcccagcccttgggaggtaggtgcaggcagatctctgtgaatgtgaggccagccaagtctacttagtaagttccaggagagccagagctacatagacagACCctgactagatagatagatagatagatagatagatagatagatagatagatagatagatagatagatagatagatagatagatagatagatagagatagagagatagagagagatagagagagatagagagagagagagagagagagagagacagagagataataaatacatgcatacataaatagaAAGGATCTAAACCTAtcatcccatcactcaggagactAACTCAGGAGGCTTGCCAagagtttgacaccagcctgtgctatagagtgagacctctttttaaaaaagtcagaaGCAAGGTAAGACTGCCGACTATCTCCTGCCACCATTTCACACTTTATGTTGGAGATCTTAGGCAAGAAACTCGAAACCAAACATGTGAATATCAGATGGAAAGAAGACTATAGAGAATTTTTTAACTGGATTTTGAGTGCAGGTTTTGCACACACAGGTAAAATAtcagaattaatattttaaaaagaccatTCCTGGGGGGCAGCAGGTACAGTTCTAGTAAG includes:
- the Fam166b gene encoding protein FAM166B isoform X2 — encoded protein: MGQTYGQVTGQLLRGPPGLAWPPAHRKLLPPIQSPRSPGISGGRLPPRRGHERLSSSIVPGYTGFIPQAQFMFAKNCNQVWAEAMNNFTQRRGQQESHELSKEAEGGKEAKKDQGPQAEEPELKQEVAQTSPYSMDDTDPQKFFMSGFTGYVPRARFLFGSSFPVLTNQALQEFGQTCSKGRVQKDPKPLSPLPRPNFQNLGLLPHYSGYVPGYKFQFGGTFGHLTHDALGLSSTQKQFLA
- the Fam166b gene encoding protein FAM166B isoform X1 encodes the protein MMVTVAISRGAQGPVLCFRYTGHCPLLRYSMGQTYGQVTGQLLRGPPGLAWPPAHRKLLPPIQSPRSPGISGGRLPPRRGHERLSSSIVPGYTGFIPQAQFMFAKNCNQVWAEAMNNFTQRRGQQESHELSKEAEGGKEAKKDQGPQAEEPELKQEVAQTSPYSMDDTDPQKFFMSGFTGYVPRARFLFGSSFPVLTNQALQEFGQTCSKGRVQKDPKPLSPLPRPNFQNLGLLPHYSGYVPGYKFQFGGTFGHLTHDALGLSSTQKQFLA